From Aricia agestis chromosome 11, ilAriAges1.1, whole genome shotgun sequence, a single genomic window includes:
- the LOC121731913 gene encoding uncharacterized protein LOC121731913, translated as MGDDILISLVERYEELYNLKHRHYHNQKRRDIIWDEIGTKMNESGYTCRERWTKLRENHRKALQLRRTKSGQAASKMKPPKYNKELSFLVPHLQDDKNRSTNKQKYDLSLDHTTEHSSVNSPLSPQSQSSFQCESLDYQDCSAQITTRHGRSRNFDSDPSTASVLKEYLERRDTNISDSDEKDPLIGFFINMGRTVRGFPIEEQIKLKNKIFLLVNNTELKMAMQATARETEQTTDILSQPLKIEDMSERTE; from the exons ATGGGCGacgatattttaatttctttagtGGAAAGATATGAAGAACTTTACAATCTAAAACATCGACATTATCATAACCAAAAGAGAAGAGACATTATTTGGGACGAGATTGGTACCAAAATGAATGAAAGTG GTTACACCTGCAGAGAGCGCTGGACCAAGTTAAGAGAAAATCACCGGAAAGCATTGCAGTTGCGCAGAACGAAGAGTGGTCAAGCGGCTTCTAAAATGAAACCGCCAAAATATAACAAAGAATTAAGTTTCTTGGTGCCACATCTGCAAGATGACAAAAATCGTAgtacaaataaacaaaaatatgatttaagTCTTGATCATACAACAGAGCACTCCAGTGTAAATAGCCCATTGTCTCCTCAGTCTCAGTCTTCTTTCCAGTGTGAATCACTCGATTATCAGGATTGTTCAGCCCAAATAACTACCAGACATGGAAGATCGAGAAATTTTGATTCAGACCCATCAACTGCATCAGTATTGAAAGAATATTTGGAACGCAGAGACACCAATATTTCTGATTCAGATGAAAAAGATCCTCTGATaggattttttattaatatgggAAGAACTGTAAGGGGTTTTCCTATTGaagaacaaataaaattaaaaaataaaatttttttattggtaAATAACACTGAATTAAAGATGGCAATGCAAGCAACTGCTCGTGAAACTGAGCAGACTACTGATATACTATCCCAGCCTCTaaaaattgaagacatgagtgaaaGAACAgaataa